The following DNA comes from Desulfobaculum xiamenense.
CATGGCCGAACGCATCTCGCGCTCGACGCCGGACGGCGAGGTGAAGGGCGTGGACCCCGTAAAATTCATGGCCATGTAACTGCTCACGCTCACGCTCAACGCGGCGAGCGCCGCACCGGCCATTGGCTCGTCCATGCCCATGACAGTCAGCAGCCCCGCCGCCGCGAACACTCCGGGCCACAGCCCCTTCACGGAGAAGGCCGTCCCCGGAAGCCACGGCAGGAGTAGCGGAACCACAACGGCGCCCGACACGACTCCGGCCACCAGCGCCAGCGCCACATCCCCCACCCTCTCGGCGGCGGCGGAGAACGAAAACACGTCCGGCCCCACTCCCGACAGGACAAAGGCGACGCACAGCGCCGTAAGCATCGTCTTCCAGAGCAATACAAGCTCGACAGGAATGAGCACGGCGCGTTCGGCAAGCGTGAACGTCACCTCGCGCATATCCGGCGTGGCCTCGGACCCGTTCTCGAAATAGCGCTGGAGATCGCTCGCACGGACAGGCCCGAACACGACGTCGAACCCGCACAGCTTCTTGACCTTGCGCGCTCCGACGCCCGTGGCAGCAAGCTGCGGCAGGATGAGCCGCCGATGCGAGACGACCTCGCTCAGCCGTGCGGCGCGAACGACCCTCGCCACTTCCTCCGACGAGAAGAGATTCTTGCCCGCCGCGCACCACACGTTGATTCCCCGCGTGTCCACGACGAGAATCCACGCGTCGATGCCGGACAGCTCGCGCCGGAGGGCATCGAAGGTGAGCTTGTAGTTGGCCGAAACGATGACCGGCGAATCCTCGTCGGGGAAGCCCACGCAGTACAGGCCGGGGACGACCTTGTAGTTGTCGCGGATGACACCAAGCCGAGCGAAAGCGCTCCCCGCCCAATCACGCGGGGTCATGTACGACATGACGCGCGGCACATGGCCCACCGGCGTGCGCGCAAAATCGCGGACGAAGTGGCACACCGTGTAGCCGGGTTTGTTTTCAGGCCCGAACCCGGGCCCGGGACGCGGCCCTCAGCCAGGCTCCTCGCCGCAGCCCGAGGGACGTCTGATCATGCAGAACGCGCCCTCGACCAACGGTACGATAGCCTCGGCCTTGCCGAGTTCCGTATCCCGCTTTTCGAGCTTATCCATATCGCTACCCTTTGCCTGACCCTCAGGCATTGCATTCACAATGACAAAATCTTCCGCTTGAACCGTTCGATGGCGTCCGCATCGACGCTATAGCGCATGCGCACTCCGTCGGAGACCGCGCGGACCAGTCCGGCCTGCCGGAGCACCTTGAGATGCTGGCTGACCGTGGACTGCGCCAGCGGTAGCGCGTCAACGATATCGCCGCACAGGCACTGCCCGGCGTCGCGAATGAAGGCGATCATGCGCAGGCGCACCGGGTGCCCGAGGGCCTTGCATATATCGGCAAGAAACCGCCGGTCAGTCATGACCGCAATCTGCGCCGCACCCTGTCGATCTTCGTCGGACTGCATGTTTCCTCCGTCTTAATCGTTCAACGACGATAAACGGTGAAGCCCCGCCAGTCAACAACTCCGAACCCACTCTCGATACAACGTCTCATTGCGCCCCACACATGCGACACATATCGATGCACAATGCGTCAAACCATCCGTCAAATCGATACCGCGCATCCGTGCGACGTACCCGCATGGCGCAGCACAACGCCCTTTTACCAACTAAACGTGCAGCCATCTGCAACCCGCGTCCTTTGCCAGAATCGCTGGGGAACCGCACTGCGTATGACAGCGTGCGGCCTCGCGCTTTTCCGCAAAGAAAAGGCCCGGTCGGATTGCTCCGACCGGGCCGTATACTGCGTCAGCGCAGTGTCCGAACGCTAGGCGGTAGCGGTGGCCTCCTCGGCCTCCTTGGGCTCCTCGACGGGAGCTGCGGGAGCGGCCGGGGCCTGCTTCCTGTAGTTCAGCTCGATCTCCTGCGGGAAGACCGGCAGATAGCGGTAGGACAGGGACAGGAGCAGCGCGCCGTAGGCCAGCACGCCGATGGACGGCGCCCACTCGGCCCAGTTCGGCACGTAATTGTACCACTGGTCGAAGGGCATGACCGGGATGGCCAGAGCCTGAACGGTGAAGACGTAACGGTTGATGGTCACGCCGGTGCAGTTCAGGATGGCGGCGGTGTACAGAAGGGCCGGAGTATTCCGGAATCTGGGCACCATGAGCAGGATGGCGGGCAGGACGCCGCACAGGCCGATTTCGACCCACAGCAGCCACTCGCCGTATCCGAGATCGCTGTTGAACATCTGGTCCCAAGTCAGGCCGGAGCGGGGCAGGACGTCAGTGGCCCAAGCCCAGGTGTCGGCGAACTTGAAGAACAGGTACAGGCACAGCATGGTGCCGGCGATCTTGCACATCAGAGCCTTGACCTTGTAGTCCACGAGCTGCTTGCCGGTCAGGAGCTCCATGATCTTCACGACGAGCACGGAGAAGCAGGGACCGGAGGCAACGGCGGACAGCACGAACAGGAAGAACGTCCACGGCCAGATGAAGAATCCGTCGCGCAGGATGTAGGGACGAGCGAAGAGCACGCCGTACATGCCGCCGAGGGAGCCCTGGTGGAAGGTGGACAGGAACGCGCCCAGACCTGCGATCAGCGGCATCACAACGTGCATGTTGTGCGCGAGATTGTGCAGGTAGGGAATCTCGTTGAGCTTCCTGTTCTCAAGGATGTTCGGCAGGAACTCGATGGCCAGCACGCACAGGTAGCAGGTGATGCAGAACATAACTTCTGTCAGCATCGAGTGCACGTTGGCATGCCAGTAACCGAACCACGACCGCAGCGGCTGACCCACGTCCAGAGCCAGGACGAGCATGGCGCCGGAGTAGCAGATGAAGCCGACGATGACGGTGAGGTTCACGATCTTCTCAAGCTCCTTGATATCGAGGATATACTTGAGCAGACCGGTGAAGAACGCACCGGCGCCGAGGGCGATGACCGCGAGGTCGAAGGTGATCCAGAGGCCGAATCCGAAGTAGTTGTCGAGCGCGGTACGGGCCAGACCGTCGGGCACGAGGATCATGAAGAACTCGTAGAGACCGGCAGCCAGGATCACGCCGACAAAACCAAGCCACAGCAGGAATTTGCCGAGCGAGCAGCGCTCGACTCCTTCAGGCCAGAGAGCTCTATCCATGGAGACCTCCATTGCCGTGGGCCACGGGGCCCGCTTCATTTTCGAGGTAGTTGTCGCCCTGCCTGCGGACCCACTCGCGCTTGCTCATGTAGTAAACCTGCGGGTCGGTGCCGAGGCGTTCGAGCAGACGGAAGGTGTAGGGGCTGTGGATCAGCTCGTAGACCTTGTGCTCGGGATTCTTCACGTCGCCGAAGTAGATGGCGCCAGTGGGGCAAGCCTCGGCGCAGGCCGGGATGTAGGCATCCTCGGGCAGCGCATTGGGATCCTCACCCGCCACGCGGGCGGCGTCCTTGGCGTACATCCAGCGATGGTGGCAGAAGTTGCACTTCTCGACCACGCCGCGGGAGCGCACGGACACGTTGGGGGTCAGCTGCTTCTCCATGCCATCGGGGTACACCGGCTGATCCCAGTTGAACACGCGGGCGTGGTAGGGGCAGGAGGCCATGCAGTACCGGCAGCCGAAGCAGCGGGGGTAGATCTGGCTGACGATGCCGCCATTCTCGTTCTTGTCGGTGGCCGTTGCCGGGCACACGGACACGCACGAGGGCATGCCGCACTGCATGCACGGACGGGGCAGGTAGGCGGTGTCATGACCGGAACCCTGCACGCCGTTGGACAGCTCGTAGACAGTCAGCCACTCCAGCTTCTTGAAGCGGGTGGGGAAGCCCTTGCCCGCGATGCGCTCAAGCTGCTGGGGCTGGGGCGCGATATTGTTTTCCTTGTTGCAGGCCACCGTGCACGCGCCGCAGCCCGTACACTTGTCTATGTCGATGACCATGCCCCATCTGATAGGGAACTCTTTGAATGCTGACATGATGCGTACCTCTTTTTATGCGGTGGCGATCTCGACCCGGGTTCCGGACCAGGCGGTGAGGCCGGTTTCCGGCTCGGCGACGGCTGCAAGCAGCTTGTAGGCGTTATCGCCCATTCCGCACGAGAACTCGTCCCAAGCGGTGTGACCGAAGCCCAGCGGCGCGGCCACAACACCGTTCATGACCTTCTCGGTGATGCAGACCTTGGCGAGCATCTCGCCACCGGGTCCGGAAAGCCTGACCTTCTGGCCGGCCTTCACACCGCTCATGCGGGCGGTCTTGGCGTTCATCTGCACCATGCAGTCGGAACCGTCGAACTCGGTGTCGCGGATGGTGGACACGTTGCTCGGCGGAATCGCGATCTTTCCGTTGCCGAGATGGCTCTTGGCAACCGGAGCGAGGGCCAGCGCACCGTTTCCGGCGGGCTCGACGGAAGGCACGGCGCACGCGGCGATATTCAGCTGACGCACGGGGGCGGCGGCTGCGGTCCAGGTCTGTCCCTTCTTCAAATCGCCCCAGGAGGCGCCAAGGGCCACGGTCTTGGCCTTGAGCACATCCTTGAAGGCAATGAAGCCAAGGTCCATGCCCATGCGGGAAGCCGCGCCGAGGAGCACGTCGGCGGTGTGCCGGGTGTCAAAGGCGGCCTTGGCGATGGGCCTGTTGACGTTGTAGCAGGACTCGGCGGCACCGTAGGGGGTGTAGACGTCGTCGTAACGCTCCACCGGCATGGAAGACGGCAGGATGAGGTCCGCAGTCTTGGCGGTCTCGTCCATGAAGGAGCTGAAGCTCACGGTGAAGGGCACCTTTTCGAGGGCCTTGGCCATCATCTCTGCCTGCGGGAGACCGTAGGCGGGGTTGGCGTCGTACACCATGAGCACGTCGACGTCGGCACGGCCCTCGGCCACCTTCTGCATGAAGGCGACGAAGTCGGCCTGGAACATCTCGCTGCGGGACGCGGCACCGGGCACCACCACCGGAGCCTCGGCCACGGCCTTCACGCCGCCCTCTGCGCCGATGCGGCCCAGAACGGCATTGAGGCCCAGGGAAGCGAGCACCGCACGGGCACCGGCACCCTGACCGAACTCGGAACCGGCAACCACCAGCGGGCGGCGAGCGGAACGCAGTTCGGCGGCCATGCGCATGAGATCGCGGGCGCGCACGCCGGTCTCGCGTTCGACGCGGGCCGGGGTGAACGCGGCAGCCTCGGCGCGGAAGGCGTCGAAGCCGGAGAACGCGGCGGTCATTCCCTCGGACATGAGGATGTTGGCGAGTCCCATGGCCACGGTGGCGGCCATGCCGGGACGGGCCTGCACCCACTCGTCGCAGACGGTGGCGGTGCTGTTGAGCACCGGACCGGCGTAGACGTACTTGGCGAGGGCTTCCTTGCCGGAGGGATGCGTGGCGGAGAAGGCACGAGCGTTGCGCACGGCGGTGCCGGAGGACTCCAGCGCGTCGGCGCCGAGGAACAGCACGTGGTCGGCGTTCTCGATGTCGTAGCCAATCTGGCCTTCGCCACCCATCATCTTCCAGGAACGCGCGGCGCTCTGAGCCTCGCCGGGCATCATGAAGAACTCGCCCTCGAGGTTGGCAACCAGCGCGTTGAAGATTTCATTGGCGGAACCGGTCTCGTCACCGCTGACCATGGCCACGCGGCCACGGGCCTCACCGAGCTTCTCGGTGAGCATGGCCTCGGCCTTCTCCCAGGAGATGGGCGCGAAGCCGGACTCGGTGCGGACCATGGGGGTCTTCACACGCGAGGGGCTGTAGAGCAGGCCGATCTCGGCCGCCGCCATGGCGGACACGGCGCCCTTGCCCATCGGATGGTCGGGATTTCCAGCCACGCCGACGGGGCAGCCCTCGACGGAGGCCACACGGATGCCCGCGCCGGAGGGATCCATCTTGGATGCCATTTCGGCGAAATAGATCGCCCTCTTGGGCACCTTGGGGTTCCACTTCCAGTTCTGCGTCCAGATGGACGCGTCGTCAGTCAGTTTCCACGGAATGGGGGTGATCATCAGCCCCACAGTGGCACCCGCGGAAAACGACAGAAAAGCTCTTCTATTCAGCATTGCGCCACCTCACTCTTATCGATGACAGACGTAGCACGCGTTGCTCTGGCCGTTCTCGGCATGGCACCGCTCGCATTCCCACATCTTCATGGTACCGCGGCTGTAAGCCGGGTCCACACCCACGCCACGTCCGAAGACGATCTTGTAACCGCCGTTGGAGTAGTCGGTGAGCTTGTTCTGGTAGTAGGTCGGCGGCGTGTCGGACTTGGCCACGTCGGGGTGACAGGTGGTGCAATCCTT
Coding sequences within:
- the hgcA gene encoding mercury methylation corrinoid protein HgcA yields the protein MDKLEKRDTELGKAEAIVPLVEGAFCMIRRPSGCGEEPGUGPRPGPGFGPENKPGYTVCHFVRDFARTPVGHVPRVMSYMTPRDWAGSAFARLGVIRDNYKVVPGLYCVGFPDEDSPVIVSANYKLTFDALRRELSGIDAWILVVDTRGINVWCAAGKNLFSSEEVARVVRAARLSEVVSHRRLILPQLAATGVGARKVKKLCGFDVVFGPVRASDLQRYFENGSEATPDMREVTFTLAERAVLIPVELVLLWKTMLTALCVAFVLSGVGPDVFSFSAAAERVGDVALALVAGVVSGAVVVPLLLPWLPGTAFSVKGLWPGVFAAAGLLTVMGMDEPMAGAALAALSVSVSSYMAMNFTGSTPFTSPSGVEREMRSAMPWQLGGLLVWAVLWVALRFAA
- a CDS encoding ArsR/SmtB family transcription factor, whose amino-acid sequence is MQSDEDRQGAAQIAVMTDRRFLADICKALGHPVRLRMIAFIRDAGQCLCGDIVDALPLAQSTVSQHLKVLRQAGLVRAVSDGVRMRYSVDADAIERFKRKILSL
- the qrcB gene encoding menaquinone reductase molybdopterin-binding-like subunit QrcB is translated as MLNRRAFLSFSAGATVGLMITPIPWKLTDDASIWTQNWKWNPKVPKRAIYFAEMASKMDPSGAGIRVASVEGCPVGVAGNPDHPMGKGAVSAMAAAEIGLLYSPSRVKTPMVRTESGFAPISWEKAEAMLTEKLGEARGRVAMVSGDETGSANEIFNALVANLEGEFFMMPGEAQSAARSWKMMGGEGQIGYDIENADHVLFLGADALESSGTAVRNARAFSATHPSGKEALAKYVYAGPVLNSTATVCDEWVQARPGMAATVAMGLANILMSEGMTAAFSGFDAFRAEAAAFTPARVERETGVRARDLMRMAAELRSARRPLVVAGSEFGQGAGARAVLASLGLNAVLGRIGAEGGVKAVAEAPVVVPGAASRSEMFQADFVAFMQKVAEGRADVDVLMVYDANPAYGLPQAEMMAKALEKVPFTVSFSSFMDETAKTADLILPSSMPVERYDDVYTPYGAAESCYNVNRPIAKAAFDTRHTADVLLGAASRMGMDLGFIAFKDVLKAKTVALGASWGDLKKGQTWTAAAAPVRQLNIAACAVPSVEPAGNGALALAPVAKSHLGNGKIAIPPSNVSTIRDTEFDGSDCMVQMNAKTARMSGVKAGQKVRLSGPGGEMLAKVCITEKVMNGVVAAPLGFGHTAWDEFSCGMGDNAYKLLAAVAEPETGLTAWSGTRVEIATA
- a CDS encoding 4Fe-4S dicluster domain-containing protein translates to MSAFKEFPIRWGMVIDIDKCTGCGACTVACNKENNIAPQPQQLERIAGKGFPTRFKKLEWLTVYELSNGVQGSGHDTAYLPRPCMQCGMPSCVSVCPATATDKNENGGIVSQIYPRCFGCRYCMASCPYHARVFNWDQPVYPDGMEKQLTPNVSVRSRGVVEKCNFCHHRWMYAKDAARVAGEDPNALPEDAYIPACAEACPTGAIYFGDVKNPEHKVYELIHSPYTFRLLERLGTDPQVYYMSKREWVRRQGDNYLENEAGPVAHGNGGLHG
- the qrcD gene encoding menaquinone reductase integral membrane subunit QrcD gives rise to the protein MDRALWPEGVERCSLGKFLLWLGFVGVILAAGLYEFFMILVPDGLARTALDNYFGFGLWITFDLAVIALGAGAFFTGLLKYILDIKELEKIVNLTVIVGFICYSGAMLVLALDVGQPLRSWFGYWHANVHSMLTEVMFCITCYLCVLAIEFLPNILENRKLNEIPYLHNLAHNMHVVMPLIAGLGAFLSTFHQGSLGGMYGVLFARPYILRDGFFIWPWTFFLFVLSAVASGPCFSVLVVKIMELLTGKQLVDYKVKALMCKIAGTMLCLYLFFKFADTWAWATDVLPRSGLTWDQMFNSDLGYGEWLLWVEIGLCGVLPAILLMVPRFRNTPALLYTAAILNCTGVTINRYVFTVQALAIPVMPFDQWYNYVPNWAEWAPSIGVLAYGALLLSLSYRYLPVFPQEIELNYRKQAPAAPAAPVEEPKEAEEATATA